One window of the Pelmatolapia mariae isolate MD_Pm_ZW linkage group LG15, Pm_UMD_F_2, whole genome shotgun sequence genome contains the following:
- the si:ch211-203k16.3 gene encoding angiopoietin-related protein 1, with protein MSLLSLTAPPGWSMCSALYILIVLLPEAKTDGLNATIIRNGGGSQCGEYTNQVMENGMCRLVATLPQLDERRCPDMFRCTDEVSYWLHENEERTQQIMALKETISELQEELRNHRHRIKVLELQSEERVHLNVSLEQRFHELELHYAEATTLLHLQGTLILDLQNQLHNLTLLVDKVKRSPGCLINIVRPNPLMNAHDALHPEIQHVRNCPIDCASIYHNGVRRSGLYTVVPSLAGMPVEVYCDMDTDGGGWTVIQRRFDGSVSFDRNWRDYRDGFGELHSEFWLGNDHIHDLSTQGDYSLRIDLEDWTNKHKHALYQSFSVEDEEHQYRLHVSGFSGTVQDSFSWYHDKQGFSTPDSGNICAEISHGGWWYNQCFYANLNGVYYRGGHYTPKGRGPLGPDGIVWHSWKDSDYYSLRKVSMMIRPRSFQSRSSP; from the exons ATGTCTCTCCTGTCCTTAACTGCCCCTCCCGGCTGGAGCATGTGCTCTGCTCTTTATATCCTCATTGTGTTGCTCCCAGAGGCCAAAACAGACGGCCTGAACGCTACCATTATCCGCAACGGTGGGGGCTCCCAGTGTGGGGAGTACACAAACCAG gtgatggagaatggGATGTGTCGCCTGGTGGCCACACTGCCTCAGCTGGACGAGCGTAGATGCCCCGATATGTTTCGCTGCACAGACGAGGTCTCTTACTGGCTGCATGAGAATGAGGAGAGGACGCAGCAGATCATGGCGCTGAAAGAGACCATCTCTGAGCTGCAGGAGGAGCTCAGGAACCATCGGCATCGTATCAAAGTCCTCGAGCTGCAG AGTGAAGAGAGGGTCCACTTGAACGTCTCCTTGGAGCAGCGTTTTCATGAGTTGGAGCTGCACTACGCTGAAGCCACTACCCTGCTGCACTTACAGGGGACTCTGATCCTAGACCTTCAG aacCAACTCCATAATCTGACACTTCTGGTGGATAAAGTAAAAAGAAGCCCCGGCTGTTTGATCAACATCGTCCGACCCAATCCTCTCATGAATGCTCACGATGCGCTGCACCCAG AGATACAGCATGTGAGGAACTGTCCTATAGACTGCGCCTCTATCTACCACAATGGTGTCAGGAGATCTGGCCTTTACACTGTGGTGCCATCACTGGCAGGGATGCCTGTGGAAGTCTATTGCGATATGGACACAGATG GTGGTGGCTGGACTGTGATTCAGCGGCGATTTGATGGCTCAGTGAGCTTTGACCGCAACTGGAGGGACTACAGGGATGGATTTGGTGAGCTGCACTCAGAGTTCTGGTTAGGCAATGACCACATACATGATCTGAGTACCCAGGGAGACTACAGCCTGCGGATTGACCTGGAAGACTGGACCAACAAACACAAGCATGCCCTCTACCAGAGCTTCAG TGTGGAAGATGAGGAGCATCAGTACCGTCTCCATGTGTCAGGCTTCAGTGGTACGGTTCAGGACTCTTTCAGTTGGTATCACGATAAGCAGGGCTTCAGTACACCAGACAGTGGAAACATCTGCGCTGAGATCTCACATGGCGGCTGGTGGTATAACCAGTGCTTCTACGCCAACCTTAATGGAGTCTATTACAGG GGAGGCCATTACACTCCCAAAGGGCGAGGGCCGCTGGGTCCAGATGGAATTGTTTGGCACTCCTGGAAAGACTCTGATTATTATTCCCTACGCAAAGTCAGCATGATGATCCGGCCACGCAGCTTCCAAAGCCGCTCGTCACCATAA